The following is a genomic window from Eulemur rufifrons isolate Redbay chromosome 20, OSU_ERuf_1, whole genome shotgun sequence.
TTATATAGCATCAAGGCTGCTAGGAAAGGGAAACAGTAGGTTTAATAGGAAGAACACCTACTTCCAGCTCTGTGGAACCTTGGGCCTGTCTCGTAATTACACCTCTTTGGGCCtttgtttgctcatctgtaacatgAGGGGGCTGAACCAGATATCTGAGCTTTTTTAGCTATGTAATTCTCAAAAAAGTTACCACAGAATCCTTTGGCTAGAATTTGAAGTGAGAGAGAAGTCATAAGGAGTAAATTGGTATAGGGGTCTGAATGGGCTAAGGACCTGCTTCAAGTTCTAAATTCCCATGTGCTGGgacttttctttccccaaaatattagaggggggtacagatgtttttggttacatggatcacttttttaatgcttgaatcagggctacaagtgtgcccattacccagatagtgttcattgtacccactaGGTAGGTTTtcccccatcctctcctcccccccgaTCCCCATGCTGGgtcttctaaaatgtattttggtGGCTTATGAAACTAGACTCATTATATTATTAGACAAAACAGTACATTAAAGTGGATGAACAgactgggcgaggtggctcacgcctgtaatcctaacactctgggaggccgaggcgggaggatcgctcgaagtcagaagttcgagaccagcctgagcaagagcgagaccccgtctctactaaaaatagaaagaaattatatggatagctaaaaatatatatagaaaaaattagccgggcatggtggcacatgcctgtagtcccagctactcgggaggctgaggcagtaggattgcttgagcctaggagtttgaggttgctgttagctaggctgatgccatagcactctagcccgggcaacagagcaagactctgtctccaaaaaaaaaaataaaaataaagtggatGAACAAAACCAGGGCAAAAGGAAACTAAAAGTAGGAAGGAAAGATGCATTAGGACTGAGATTACAAACAAAATGAGGGATGTGAGCACTCTGCTTCTTtgggaatgtgtgtgtgagtagacatattttcttcttttttttcttctcccctaaAAATTCTAAGCTACACCCAGGGAAAAATGAAGGCGTCCCAAAGCCAATGGGATGTCTGCAAATATTATTCTGCAGTTCTGCAGCAGAATTAACTTTGTTGTAGTGTTCTCTTTGTTCTCTAATACCATTTCCATCAACCAACCAACAGCCTTTTGCAAGGTGTTGAAAATTACTGGAGCCACCACTGTCAAatccacaaaaaagaaacaatcagacTCCCTGGTTGAATTTGATAGCTACACTGAAGATAGTGTGGTTTCACAGGAAGAGTACTATATAAAATTGATAGCTCTATGatcaagccttttttttttttttttttgagacggagtctcactctgttgcccaggctagagtgccatggcgtcagcctagctcacagcaacctcaaactcctgggctcaagcaatccttctgccttagcctcccgagtaggtgggactacaggcatgtgccaccatgcccggctaatttttctatatatattttttagctgtccatataatttctttctatttttagtagaaatgggatctcgctcttgctcaggctggtcttgaactcctgagctcaaacaatccaccgcctcggcctcccagagtgctaggattacaagcgtgagccaccgtgcccggccatgaTCAAGTCTTAAAACAGCAAAGGGATAGGTGGTTACGTGAAAATCATTATGTCGGAAATTTgtggaaacaatttaaataaataagtgctaTTAGATTAAGCAgattttaacatttaatgaaattcagattatttttatgccaatattgaatattttatccAGACTGGAGAGATGTAAATAATGGTAAAGATGATAATGAAACGTTTTCGTTTTTTAGAAATAGGGGAGGGGTTGAGCtagttttgtgtattttctatatAACTTACCTCAGATGTGTTACTTATTTTTTAGCGCCCCAGATACTCGCCCCACTGGTCTGGAGGAGGCTGATCAGCCGCCATTGCCTGGAGAACAAGGAATTAACCTGGACAACTCAGGCCCTAAACTGCCAGAATTTTCAAACCGGCCTCCAGGTGATAAAATGTTAGCCAAAGATTACTTGTCATCATATGTGCAGCATTACAAGGCTTCCTTCTCTTCAAGGAaacaatagtattttattttgtcttctaacTAGTCTACTTTAGCGATTTAATGTATTTAGTTAATATTTGGAAGCTTTGCTTTGATATTAAGTAAAAATTTCGAATGTAACTTCCGAAGGCTTATGTTACACACATACGCACATGTACACATTCTGCTCaaatttatcttcattatttttaagtcCTCATAAAATTGGACTGAAATGTGAAGTGCCTCTTTATTCTTGTCAATGTCAAGGTTCTAGTTGGCATCAGAATGGAATTAACATTAAATGGAGAGATGTTTTCGCTCTAATCCTGCTTGCCTGCCTTTCCTGCAGCCTTTTCTCCTGGGGCTTTCTCAAAGTAGAGAACTAACAGGGTTTAAAACAAGATGATCTTTTTTGTGgatgttttattataaatctttaaaacatagagaagatgtaaataataataaaagagacaCCCATGTGCCTACCACCCAACTTAAATTTAGAATAAGCAGTACCAATATTGTTGAAACCCCCTGTGTTGTACCCCTgtctgattataaaataatactatcctttaaatGTTGAAAAGGGAAGAGCTccaaaaattcattcattccaatCCAGGTATTATAGGACCAAGGCCATCTGCCACAATATCTCTATACCTGGTTACTCTTGGCCTGACTAGTGACTTGTAACTTTATTCCCCTGTGACACAGTTAAAGATGCACGACCTTTACACTTAGGCCACTCTCCCCTTTGTGTACAAAGGgttatgttttgtttcttcctggcCAGTTAGTCTACCTCCTTTTTGGCATATAAATGAGAGTGACATTATTTTAGGAATAAGCTTTAATCTActcttaatttatatatttttaaagtgaatccAAAAAACAGACAGATAAAAAAAGGTAAATCCTTCATGATATCAACACTTTGTGTTATTTATTATGAATTGTTTGGGCATACCACACTTCCCACCAGTGAGTTGCAGCAGCACGGTTGAGGCTGGGAGGTCATCAGTCTTTGGGGATTATGTCCAGAAGGCATTATGAGCAGGAAGGCACCTTCTTCCTTAGATACATCTGAACTCTTCTTATTTGAATCCCAGGGTCCTCACACACATTTATTGCCTTCTTTCTGCAAACTGGGGGCCTGAATGCTGAATTTGGCATATAATGGGTTGAATTGCCATGCAGTCTCTTAAACAAAAACCTGAATTGAAATGCCTTTAGAAAATCCTCTCTGCAGTTGGGCACTGTTCACAGGACTCCTACTGTCTTATACCAGCCCACTTCTCTTCTTTATTACCTGCCTGGCCCCTAATGGCATATGAGTTTGCATCCCTTAATTGATAAAATTGGTTTTTGACTATGTTATGGGCACTATTTGTGTCCTCTGCTTTCCCTCTCTGGCATTCTGTCACGTCCACTCCAATCTGTCTTACCACTAGTGTCCTTTGGACTGCTGCCTCCAGCTTCTGGACTCTGTAGCAGCCATGCCCTTAACTATTACTTTTGAGAGGCCACTGTATTGTCTATGCTACCCTCTTTGGTATTTACTGTGCTTTCTGGTgggttgaaaaataaaacatccgTGCATCCGTGTCATAGTCCTGACATCAGTGGGCTTTTgcagaaattataattttcttaaagtgGGAACCCCAGACTAGATATGAACAATTAAAACCCACTGTGTTGGGCTATGTAGCTAAAAGGACAGTTAAACTATAGAATTGCCATATGGTattagctttataaaaaaaaatgtcaagaagTCACTTGTgcctaaaacaaaaaaaagaattaaaaaaaaatcttcaaaactgGATTCTGCACCTTGTACTCATTGGTACCATGGAAATCATTGGCCAGAAGATATTAACTAGCTATTGAGCACAGAGTCTGACCCACAGCATTTAGTAGCTTTGTGAAAATTGTGAGTCATCATTTCTTCCAAATGCCAGGGGCAACAGTTCTTATTTTCTGTCACCTCCTTAAAACCTTCCTAATGTACTTTCGTGCAACAATGGAATAAATCTAGTTTGTAGAATTGCATCCCAGCTATATCCCCACTTTTTCCCACTAAACTGCCTTTCTTCTTGGTTTGAGTATATGCTTATCCTTTCTCATTGGGTAAGGTTTTGGTTCTAAAATGCCAAGTAAAATCTTCTCAAAAGAGAGAATCATTTGAGACGTTGCTTTCTGCAAATCTGGAAGACATTTTCCCTCAGAAttcttttttcccaaaattatttttaattcctgagGGCTGTGCTTCTGGCTTACTTATTCCCTAATTGTGgactaatagaaaatatttctccaaatagAGGTTTGCATGTAAGAgagtaaatgcaaattaatatcCATAAAAACCTTAGTGccctcattttattttgaatgtgtATATCAGCTTCTGTTAGCTCCTACTGTTTGTTACACTGACTTACGTCTGAGGGGCAGTTTAATTCAGTTGGTTTCCCCCAAAGGATTAAGCCTGAAGGATGCAGCATAGTGTATGGAGCCAATGGATTGGAGTAATTTTACATCCCTCCTTCTTAAGGAACTgaatcttataattttatattttatttcagttgaaagaataaaaaggctATCGTCAATGCTGGCGTTTTCAACAAAACCacatctttaaaaagttaatccTGTGCTAACAGAAAAAATGAATCCTAAATGCTTTACTTCACTTGcaaatacagtgaaatattatgtCTACAAGAAACCTGAATGCTGGGTGGCCAGCTACTTGCTGTTGATGGAGTTTTTCTCGTTTCATCTAAATGTTTGGCTGGCACAGACTCAGCCATTTTCAGTGCATAGCACAGAGTATCTGTCGGACTCTTAGTACAATAATGCTTCATTCAGACCCTGCACATTGAGGAGCTCCAGGTTCTTGATGCTTTGCTTTTTGCTTCCTTAAGCTCCTTTGCTTATGTCAGATAATAAGGGGCTGCCTCCTGCCCCAGGAATGGGCATGCCTGAGCTGTTTGTGCATAGTCTGCCACCTAGATGAATGTTGCTTGGCTATACTCTAAAGGAAGCAAAGTTTTCTTGCTGAAAAATCTAACTTCCCTGATTTGGGGGGCTTGTTTTAGGTTATCCTTCTCAACCAGTTGAACAGAGGCCACTTCAGCAGATGCCTCCTCAACTCATGCAGCATGTGGCACCCCCACCACAGCCACCACAGCCTccacagcagcagccacagccacaactgcctcagcagcagcagcagccacctcCCAGTCAGCCACAGtcgcagcagcaacagcagcagcagcagcagcagcagcagcagcaaatgaTGATGATGCTCATGATGCAGCAGGATCCCAAATCAGTCAGGCTTCCAGTCTCCCAAAATGTCCACCCCCCAAGGGGCCCCCTGAACCCAGACTCCCAGAGAACGCCCCTGCAACAGAGTGGCAGTGTGCCTGTCATGGTCAGCTTACAAGGACCTGCCTCTGTGCCACCGTCACCTGATAAACAAAGAATGCCAATGCCTGTGAATACTCCTTTGGCAAGCACTTCAAGGAAAATGGTATACCAGGAGAACCCACAGAATACTTCTAGCTCGCCACTGGGAGAGGCATCCTCACTCCCTGAATCGAGTGGCAGTGAAGTACCATCTGTCTCAGGAGGCCCAAATAACATGCCTTCACATTTAGTAGTCTCCCAGAATCAGTTAATGATGACAGGGCCAAAACCTGGACCATCGCCCCTTTCAGCAACTCAAGGTGCAACTCCCCAGCAACCCCCTGTAAATTCCCTGCCCAGCTCTCATGGCCACCACTTTCCAAATGTGGCTGCTCCAACCCAAACATCTAGGCCTAAGACACCAAACAGAGCCAGCCCCAGACCCTATTACCCTCAGACACCCAACAACCGACCTCCCAGCACAGAACCTTCAGAAATCAGTCTGTCACCAGAAAGACTCAATGCCTCCATAGCAGGACTCTTCCCCCCACAGATTAATATTCCTTTACCTCCTAGGCCAAGTTTAAACAGGGGCTTTGATCAACAGGGCCTAAATCCAACAACTTTGAAGGCCATTGGACAAGCACCTTCAAATCTTACCATGAATCCTTCCAATTTTGCTGCCTCACAAACTCACAAATTAGATTCTGTGGTGGTGAATTCTGGAAAGCAGTCTAATGCTGGAGCAACAAAACGAGCAAGTCCAAGCAACAGTCGCAGGTCTAGTCCTGGGTCCAGTAGGAAAACCACTCCAAGTCCTGGGAGGCAAAATTCAAAAGCCCCTAAACTTACTCTGGCCTCTCAAACAAATGCAGCCCTGTTGCAGAACGTGGAGTTGCCAAGAAATGTATTGGTCAGTCCCACTCCTTTGACCAATCCCCCTGTACCTGGGAGCTTTCCTAACAACAGTGGGCTGAATCCTCAGAATCCCACCGTGTCTGTGGCTGCAGTGGGGGGTGTTCTCGAGGATAACAAGGAGAGCTTGAATGTGCCTCAGGACAGTGATTGCCAGAATTCCCAGGGTAGGAAGGAGCAGGTAAACATTGAGCTAAAAGCAGTCCCTGCCCAAGAAGTTAAAATGGttgtccctgaagatcaatccaaAAAGGATGGGCAACCTTCGGATCCTAATAAACTTCCCGGTGTTGAAGAGAACAAAAATTTGGTGTCTCCTGCTATGAGGGAAGCACCAACATCGTTAAGTCAACTTCTTGACAACTCTGGAGCTCCTAATGTGACCATTAAACCCCCTGGGCTTACAGATCTGGAAGTAACGCCTCCAGTAGTTTCTGGGGAGGATCTCAAAAAAGCATCTGTCATTCCCACACTGCAGGATCCGTCTTCTTCTAAAGAACCCTCTAATTCCCTAAACTTACCTCACAGTAACGAGCCGTGTTCAACCCTTGTGCATCCAGAATTGAGTGAGGTCAGTTCTAATGTTGCACCAAGCATCCCTCCAGTAATGTCAAGACCTGTCAGCTCTTCTTCCATTTCCACTCCCTTGCCTCCAAGTCAAATAACTGTATTTGTCACTTCCAATCCCATCACAACTTCAGCTAACACATCAGCAGCTCTGCCAACTCACTTGCAGTCTGCATTGATGTCAACAGTCGTCACAATGCCCAACGTGGGTAGCAAGGTTATGGTTTCTGAGGGACAGTCAGCTGCTCAGTCTAATGCCCGGCCTCAGTTCATTACTCCTGTCTTTATCAATTCATCCTCAATAATTCAGGTCATGAAAGGATCACAGCCAAGCACAATTCCTGCAGCCCCACTGACAACCAACTCTGGCCTGATGCCTCCCTCCGTCGCAGTCGTTGGCCCTTTACACATACCTCAGaacataaaattttcttctgCGCCTGTACCGCCTAATGCCCCCTCCAGTAGTCCCGCTCCAAACATACAGACAGGTCGACCTTTGGTCCTTAACTCGAGAGCCACCGCTGTTCAGCTTCCTTCCCCGCCTTGTACGTCTTCTCCAGTTGTCCCTCCTCATCCCCCTGTCCAGCAAGTGAAAGAATTGAATCCAGATGAGGCTAGTCCTCAAGTGAGCACCTCAGCAGATCAGAGCACTCTGCCCTCTTCACAGTCAACCACAATGGTTTCTCCCCTTTTGACCAATAATAGTCCAGGTTCCTCTGTCAACCGGCGAAGTCCAGTCTCATCTAGTAAGGGCAAAGGAAAAGTGGACAAAATTGGCCAGATTTTGCTGACCAAGGCATGTAAGAAAGTTACAGGCACTCTTGAGAAAGGGGACGAGCAATATggtgcagatggagaaactgaaggcCAAGGGCTAGAGACCACAGCTCCAGGGGTCATGGGAACAGAGCAGTTACCCACAGAGATGGACAGTAAAACCCCAACGCCCCCAACACCTGCTCTGCTAAAAATGACCTCTAGCCCGGGCTCCGCCTCAGCAGGACCCACCTTACCTGGCGGTGCTCTCCCCACCAGTGTACGCTCAATAGTAACCACTCTGGTACCCTCTGAGCTCATCTCCACGGCGCCGAGCACAAAAAGCAATCATGGTGGCATAGCATCTGAGCCACTTGCAGGTGGCCTAGTGGAGGAGAAGGTGGGATCCCATCCAGAGCTTCTGCCGAGCATAGGTATGTACTTGGGGCCTCAGCATCTCCTTGTTGTGTCAGTTTTTTGATAACCTGTCCCACAAGAGAAAGCATGACTCCTTTCTACTTGGAGGAAGAAGAATGGGCTAAATGGCAATAgtggtagttttatttattgaaagtACATtggaaaatatgcttttaaatccTATGTTAAGTTTACTTTCATTAACATGGTTCTCTCTCAGCTCCTGAAATAacctttcatttatataaaagtttttcAATTTACAAGGAGGgatttttacatacattatctcacatCATCTTTATACCAGCCATGTCAGTTATTCTTTATTCTATGGGTGAGAAGATTGAAGCTCAGGGAAGTTCAGTATTTGTTCACAGTCTATAGTGTGGACCTCCATTTTGACACTGTGCCTTAAGTGTGAACAGCAGCTTCTGCAGATTCTCCTTGCCATGATGAAGACTTGCTTTTCACTGTTTCGAGCAGGGTTCTCATAGCCCCATCTCATTGTACTCTATCTCAGGGACCATTCCCTTTTTGTCTGGGCTACTCCAGAGGAGAGCTTTCCAGAAAACTAGGTTTCCTGATAATAGACATAGGAGGAATAAAGTGGTTAAGAGTCAGATAGGCCTGGGTCAGTATCACAGCACCAACATTTACCAGCTGTTTGAGCTTTGTCAAGTTACTTGACCACtccaaacttcagtttcctcctttataATATGGGAACAATAGTAGTTGTAAGAATTCAACaagataatgcatataacatgattagcacagggcctggaatatagtaattgttcaataaatcataaaattattacCAATTTCTTTTTGGTGCAATCTCTTTGTCAATTGGTCTATTCCATTCATGTATATCTAGTTCAGGCTATTTCCTATGTACTGTCAAGGTAGGTTAATGATGGAAGTACAGGTGTCCTTctacctcctctccttcccttcccctctcccacatGTTCCTCCTCCAGTGAGGCATAGGTGGTGCAGAAGCTCTATTTCCCCACAGTGAAATCAGTTACACACTACTAGAGCTGGGAAGGACCTTTGTGATATCCTAGGCCAGCTAATATGTGCCTATCTTATTTATGCAGCTAAAATGCTTCGAGTGCCTGCCACTGAGTGGTAAGCACCCAGGAGGTGGGGCAGAAAGAACACAAACTTCAGGGTAAGATCAGAGTTCCACTGGTTACCAGTTGCAGTTGGATAACTTCCTTAACCTTCCGCTAAACCATGtacttcacctgtaaaatggagattgtAATTCCTACCTCCCAGAATTTGTACAAGGATTCAAGGAGAGGACTTAATGTCAAGTGGCCAAGACGCTGCCTCACACAGAGGAAGAgttccccttctcctctctgactCTTCACCTCACTGTTAGAGATGGAGGGAGGAATAAAGGCCTTCAAGGAGTTTGCTGCCCCTACAGGAGACAAAGATTTCACAGAGCGAGTAGTTCTGTGTTTCTGGTTCTAGTTCTGTTAATGTAGGTGAGCcctaagaattaaaaagaaacctagtgtgaattaaatatattgctcactattaaatatttacatttctacttcctttcagcaaacttttccttctggtaccaagagaaaaatgaagtgattagaaattatttttatctggATTATATACTAGAGAAATATGTGAGCCTTGGGAGATGAACCAGCAGCTGGGAAAAGTTCCCAATTTTAGTTAAGGACACCCATTTTGCTTATAGTgattgtttctattcttttttaaagggCTTCTGTGCTTTTACCTTGACAATGTGAGAAACAAATTCTGAAGTTAGAAGTAGAAGatacagttttataaaataagcatCCAAAATAAATTCCTAAACACAAATGCATTATTGACTGTTTTACTAAGCAGAAGAGAAATCTATAAAATTCATAGTTGCTACAAAAGGGTAAAATTTGTTGCAGAGTTTATCTAGAATTTTAGACTGAAGTGTCAAGATGGGAGGATATACCCTTAAGTGACTGTGGCATATCTGTGCCTTTACTCTTAACCATATCATCCAGGAAGGTTCTGTTCTAGAGTACATTGTGTGTTCTCTTCCATTCCTCAAGGGCCTAAATTCTCTGTGTCCTTTGATGTTTCTCCTTTTAATGTGCCTTCAGATTTCTCAACCTAGAGTTGATCTCTCTTGCTTTGGACTTTTGTAGCACTTTATACTGTGTGTCTCCTTCATGTGGCCTGGCAGTGCACTCCAGTGTACCACATGCATGTATCTTACCTTTAACACTAAAATGAGTTCCTGATGTGCAAGAAGGATATAATTTGGCCTCTAAGGGTACCTGTCACAGTGTCTTGCCCCTAGTAAGTCTCTGTAACTATTTGttagataaataaatatcaaattgaTTTATTAAGTATGAATCGAATGCTTGCTTTATGCCCATCATTCTTGCTAGGTGCTGTAGAAAAGTACaaaatttgggaggctgaggcagggggatcattgaggccaggagttcaacaccagcctgggcaacatagtgagaactcgtctctacaaaaaataaaaaaagtagctgggtgtggtggtgagtgcctgtagtcctcctaactaatcgggaggctgaagtgcctcgcttgagcccaggaattcaaggctgtagtgagctatgaccgtgccactgcgctctagcctgggtgacagaacttgaccctgtctctaaaaaaaatttcttaaaagtataaaattatatgattatttcaGCTCTCAAGGAATGTAGTCTTTAGAGGGTgagacagaatttttaaaatgctaacgTGAATCGTATAATTGTCTCTCTAAAAGTGGTTTGGGTTGCCTACTAAGATATACTTTTGGGTTTTTTAGAGTGATGTTAGAACCTGACCTGAAGAAGCAAAAAATATGGGTGCTACTGTTCTCGTGGCCATCTCCTTCCCTGATCTTTatacacacaaaaaggaaaaacacatacTCCTAAGTAGTAGTCTTTGTTACTGTTATGgcagttaattttttaagtaagttttaaaatgtccttCTAATTTCAAGGCCAACTTTAAGTACTGCCCTCTAGGAATGTGTTGTTTCAGCAGTTACTTAGCCCTTGATTCAGTTAatgctttgtgttttgtttagaaaacaaagtgaaaggcctgtaattttttttcttgctttagcCCCTTCACAGAATTTAGTCCCAAAGGAAACTCCAGCCACAGCACTGCAGGGGTCTGTTGCCAGACCAGGTAAGGCGCGCTTTGGAACCGCATCTGGGAGTGGGTTGGGTTACATGCGAAGTAACGACTGCTGTCCTGAACATCACATTCTCATGCCAGGAAGTGGCTGCAACTATCTTATCTATCTGTTTCAGAACAGACTTCGGTTGAATGGCAAAGCTTCTGCAGCACTACTTGAAGTTATTTTCCCCTGACCAGCTTGCTCTCTTTCTTACGCACATATCATGTCAGCCAGGGAACTCAAGAAGGGCATCTTGGTGCCCACTCAGCCATGGGTTTCCATTGCAGAGTTTGCCCTGTTCCATGACCCTGGCACCCATGGTTGGCAACTGACTAGCTGGCATATGGTGACTTACTGGGGTGACAAGCATTAATGCACTAATAGTGTTATCATGACAGGAGTGGAGTCTTGTTCAGAGAACCTCTGCCACAGTGAGGTAGCCATTCctccagagaggcagagtcatttcAGTCATCTCTGGATGGCATTAAGTTTCACTCCATGACCAGCATTGTAAATAGCACTAGGCATGGTGTTTCTAGAAGTTAGAGTCTGCAGTAATCTGACAAATAACTGCTGTAGGTTGCAGGGTCAGCTCTGAATGCATGGGGATCTTGATGGCAGTCACAACACTTGTTCTGCCTTCATAGATTAGACTGCTGAGGCACATAAATATCATAGATCTGTTACAATTTAGTCTTGTCTGGCTCTTTGTCACTGTAGGTCATTGAGGGGtacaaaaaaaagaagtatgaCTGGTTCCCACAAGGAGGTGAGAATCTCATTGAAAGTACAATTCACATGCTTgccaaaattattaagaaaaaaaacaacagtacAACTGTGTTTAATTTTGTGAGTCTAAGCCAGTAAAAGTAAGGTATAACTTGTGATGATTATACAACCTGCTTTCAGGGTGCTGTATCCTATATGATGGGTAGGACTTTATACTGTACACTCTTTGGATAAAATCAGGCCTCTGAAAAGAAAGTATGAGCAAAAACCATTTCAGCCACCCAGATT
Proteins encoded in this region:
- the NCOA6 gene encoding nuclear receptor coactivator 6 isoform X5, whose amino-acid sequence is MVLDDLPNLEDIYTSLCSSTVEDSEMDFDSGLEDDDTKNDSALEDSTIFVAFKGNIDDKDFKWKLDAILKNVPNLLHMESSKLKVQKVEPWNSVRVTFNIPREAAERLRILAQSNNQQLRDLGILSVQIEGEGAINLALAQNRSQDVRMNGPMGAGSSVRMEAGFPMAGGPGLIRMNSPATVMIPQGGNVSSSMMTAGPNPELQPRTPRPASQSDAMDPLLSGLHIQQQSHPSGSLAPPHHPMQPVPVNRQMNPANFPQLQQQQQQQQQQQQQQQQQLQARPPQQHQQQQPQGIRPQFTAPTQVPVPPGWNQLPSGALQPPPAQGSLGTMTANQGWKKAPLPGPMQQQLQARPSLATVQTPSHPPPPYPFGSQQASQAHTNFPQMSNPGQFTAPQMKSLQGGPSRVPTPLQQPHLTNKSPASSPSSFQQGSPASSPTVNQTQQQMGPRPPQNNPLPQGFQQPVSSPGRNPMVQQGNVPPNFMVMQQQPPNQGPQSLHPGLGGMPKRLPPGFSAGQANPNFMQGQVPSTTATTPGNSGAPQLQANQNVQHAGGQGAGPPQNQMQVSHGPPNMMQPSLMGIHGNMNNQQAGSSGVPQVNLGNMQGQPQQGPPSQLMGMHQQIVPSQNQMVQQQGTLNPQNPMILSRAQLMPQGQMMVNPQSQNLGPSPQRMTPPKQMLSQQGPQMMAPHNQMMGPQGQVLLQQNPMIEQIMTNQMQGNKQQFNTQNQSNVMPGPAQIMRGPTPNMQGNMVQFTGQMSGQMLPQQGPVNNSPSQVMGIQGQVLRPPGPSPHMAQQHGDPATTANNDVNLSQMMPDVSMQQTNMVPPHVQAMQGNSASGNHFSGHGMPFNAPFSGAPNGNQMSCGQNPGFPVNKDVTLTSPLLVNLLQSDISAGHFGVNNKQNNTNANKPKKKKPPRKKKNSQQDLNAPDTRPTGLEEADQPPLPGEQGINLDNSGPKLPEFSNRPPGYPSQPVEQRPLQQMPPQLMQHVAPPPQPPQPPQQQPQPQLPQQQQQPPPSQPQSQQQQQQQQQQQQQQMMMMLMMQQDPKSVRLPVSQNVHPPRGPLNPDSQRTPLQQSGSVPVMVSLQGPASVPPSPDKQRMPMPVNTPLASTSRKMVYQENPQNTSSSPLGEASSLPESSGSEVPSVSGGPNNMPSHLVVSQNQLMMTGPKPGPSPLSATQGATPQQPPVNSLPSSHGHHFPNVAAPTQTSRPKTPNRASPRPYYPQTPNNRPPSTEPSEISLSPERLNASIAGLFPPQINIPLPPRPSLNRGFDQQGLNPTTLKAIGQAPSNLTMNPSNFAASQTHKLDSVVVNSGKQSNAGATKRASPSNSRRSSPGSSRKTTPSPGRQNSKAPKLTLASQTNAALLQNVELPRNVLVSPTPLTNPPVPGSFPNNSGLNPQNPTVSVAAVGGVLEDNKESLNVPQDSDCQNSQGRKEQVNIELKAVPAQEVKMVVPEDQSKKDGQPSDPNKLPGVEENKNLVSPAMREAPTSLSQLLDNSGAPNVTIKPPGLTDLEVTPPVVSGEDLKKASVIPTLQDPSSSKEPSNSLNLPHSNEPCSTLVHPELSEVSSNVAPSIPPVMSRPVSSSSISTPLPPSQITVFVTSNPITTSANTSAALPTHLQSALMSTVVTMPNVGSKVMVSEGQSAAQSNARPQFITPVFINSSSIIQVMKGSQPSTIPAAPLTTNSGLMPPSVAVVGPLHIPQNIKFSSAPVPPNAPSSSPAPNIQTGRPLVLNSRATAVQLPSPPCTSSPVVPPHPPVQQVKELNPDEASPQVSTSADQSTLPSSQSTTMVSPLLTNNSPGSSVNRRSPVSSSKGKGKVDKIGQILLTKACKKVTGTLEKGDEQYGADGETEGQGLETTAPGVMGTEQLPTEMDSKTPTPPTPALLKMTSSPGSASAGPTLPGGALPTSVRSIVTTLVPSELISTAPSTKSNHGGIASEPLAGGLVEEKVGSHPELLPSIAPSQNLVPKETPATALQGSVARPELEANAAIVSGQSSEPKEVVEKSKTPSRRNSRTEEPTVASESVENGHRKRSSRPASASSSTKDITGAVQSKRRKSK